CCGCCGCCAGTTGGTCGCTGGTCCAGAGGCGGTTTCCCGCCCATCCCGGTATCTTTCCGTTCTACGTCGACGGAGCTTCGGGTGAAAGTGGCAGGCATGGCCAACACTCCCTGAGTGACAGCTTACTCCCGTTTAGTCGTGCTCTTCTATCCCCGGAATCCGCCTCCGGGAGCTTCCACCGTCCGGCGCTCACAAGGTGAAGACTTCAGGCACATTTCTGAGCGTAGCGGCTTGCCCAGGAGCATTTCCACCGGCTGCTTGCGGTGGAAATCGGCCCCATCACGGCAAAGATATCGAGCGCTGGCTAAAAGTGAGCGCAATCTATTGGATGCAGTGATTGGTCGGAAGGGTCACAGGAGAAAGTCCGATCTCAGGTTATGGAATTACTGCAGGGTAATAGAGGCCAGCCTGAGATTCGGAGCGGGCGCAATCCTTTAGCGGGATGCGCTGCGAAACGACCGCACCTTCTCGACGAAATAGCGATGCACGCGCCGGTCGGCTGATAGCTCTGGATGAAAGGTAGCCGCGAGCAAATGGTTTTGCTCCACGAGCACCGGAGAACCGCCTCGGTCGGCAAGGGCGGTCACGCCCTCGCCAATGCTCGCAATGCGAGGGGCGCGGATGTAGACCATCTCGAGCGGCCCGCCGGGCAGGGAAGTCTCTGCCGTCACGATGCTGCTGTCGATCTGCCGTCCGTAAGCATTTCTTTCCACCGCTACATTCAGCACGCCAAGGCTCTCCTGTGACGGACGCAGCACTTCGCGTGCCAGCAGGATGCATCCGGCGCAGGTGCCAAAAGTCGGCTTGCTGGCAACGAAGGCGCGCAAGCTCTCCAGAAAGCCATCACGCTCAAGAAATTTGAGAAATGTCGTGGACTCGCCACCCGGCAGAATCAATCCATCCAGCCCCGCAAGTTGCTCCGGCTTGCGCACTAACACCGGCTCCGCGCCGGCCTCGCGCAAAGCAACTGCATGCGCATCATAGTCGCCCTGTATGGCAAGGACTCCAATACGAGGAGAAACTGCGGAAGTCTGCGCGCTTTCAGTCATGACAAATCCTATCCGTTTGTGAGGTCAAACGATGCCCTTGCGCTGTCCTCTAAGCAAAGAGGTGCTTTTGCATGCAGCACACAAAAGCACCTCTTGACTACTGATGATTCCGATAGCAGGGAAGAGCCGGGCTACCAGCCTCTTGTTTGCAGCATTTGCGCCTGATCCATGGTGGCTACTGCAAGCCCCTTCATGGCGCCGGTGCATTCTTCGCTGCATTCCGCCAAAATCTTGGCGTCGTCAAAGTGCGTGGTGGCGCGAACAATCGCACGCGCACGGATGGTGGCTTCTTCCGGTTCAGCAAAGGTGAAGCTGTCTTTCATGAAGATGCCCGAACCCACAAACACTGCTTCCGCGCCAAGCTGGCGCACCAGGGCCGCGTCAGCGGGGGTCGCAATGCCGCCGGCGGAGAAGTTCGGCACGGGCAGCTTGCCGCTCTTGGCCACCATGCGAATCAGTTCGTAAGGTGCGCGAAATTCTTTCGCCGCAGCGTAGAGCTCTTCTTCGCCGAGCACGGTCAGCGAACGGATGTCCTTCACAATCTGCCGCATGTGCTTTACAGCGTGTACCACGTCGCCGGTGCCGGCCTCGCCTTTGGTACGAATCATTGCCGCGCCTTCCGCGATGCGCCGCAGGGCCTCGCCCAGATCGCGCGCGCCGCACACGAAGGGAGTTGTGAAGGCGTGCTTGTCGATGTGGTGGACTTCGTCGGCCGGAGTCAGTACCTCTGATTCGTCAATGAAGTCGACACCCAGCTCCTGCAGCACCTGAGCTTCCGTAAAGTGGCCGATTCGCGCCTTGGCCATCACGGGAATGGAGGTGGAGGCCATGATTTCCTTGATCTTTTTAGGGGAGGCCATGCGAGCAACTCCGCCCTCGGCGCGAATCTGCGCGGGTACGCGCTCCAGCGCCATCACCGCGACGGCACCGGCCTTTTCTGCAATCTCAGCCTGCTGCGCATCGGTGACGTCCATGATGACGCCGCCTTTCAGCATTTCAGCGAGTCCGGTTTTCAAGCGCAGTCCGGTGGAAGCATTGGAAGTAAAGCCGTTGGAAGTGTGGTTGCCGTTCGAAGTATGGTCTGCCATGGGAGTTCTCCGTGTTCGCAAGCGATGGGAGGGCAACAGTGCCTCGGCCGCTTTGCGGAAATTGCCTCAACGTCTTAGTTTAGCAGTGGATAAGCTAAGGCATGCATCTTAGCCCTGAAGCAGCCTTCAGTCAGCATGTGGAGATCGAAAAACAGCCCGCAGCCTGTCACTGAGACCACAATCACCCGCGGGAAAGGACTCGGCAAAGTGGACGCAGCGCCAGATCAAGCAACACATTTTGTCCCTCATAGCGGTTTGCGTCGCATGGCAGCCTGGATCGAACGGGTAGAACTGCGCCGCGTGGTGGATGCCGTCGTCCTTGGCATCGTCGGTGCCGCCGCTGCCCTTGCATTCCATTGGATGCTGCAGTTCTGCTCCTGGCTTTTCCTGCGGCACATTGCAGGCTATCTGCCGCCAGACATTGCAGGCTCCATAGCGCCGCACTCCGTTGCCGTACCTCACTGGAACTGGTGGATTCCGGTAGCGACCACGGTAGGCGGCCTCATCTCTGGTGCGCTTGTTTTCACCTTTGCGCCGGAAGCGGAAGGTCACGGCACTGACACGGTAGTCAATGCCTTCCATCGCAAAGCGGGCGTCATTCGTGCTCGTGTGGCTCCGCTGAAGATGGTTGCCTCTGCCATCACGATCGGCTCAGGTGGCTCCGCCGGCCGCGAGGGGCCCACGGCGCTGATCGCCGCAGGCTTCGGCACGCTCTATGCAAAGCTTTTCAAACGCTCCGATCAGGAGCGCCGCTTTCTCATATTGGTTGGTATGGCAGCGGGTTTGTCCGCCGTCTTTCGCTCTCCCATAGGCACGGCTATTTTTGCCGTTGAGGTGCTGTACAGCGCCATGGAATTCGAGAGCCACATCCTCATCTACACACTGCTCGCATCGGTCGTGGCTTATGCCGTCAACGGCATCTTCTTCGGCCTGCAGCCCCTGTTTCACGTGCCGGCCCACCTACTGCAGCCGGACTACCGCGCATATCCCTGGTATGTATTCCTGGGGCTGGCCAGCGGCATCGTGGCGGCCATTCTTCCCATGGTCTTTTACGGCATGCGCGATCTCTTCCATGCAATTCCATGTCCCCGCATCTTCAAACCGGCCATCGGTGGCCTCTGCGTGGGGCTGATCGCGCTTTATTGGCCACAGGTGCTCGGCGGTGGCTATGGCTGGATGCAAATGAGCATCGGCGGCTTTCTGCCGCTCGACATTCTGATTGCGCTGCTTTTCCTGAAGATGCTGAGCCTGTCATTTACGGTTTCGTCCGGCGGCTCGGGCGGCGTCTTTGCTCCCAGTCTGTTCATCGGCGCGATGCTGGGCGGAATCCTGGCGGCCGCTTTTCATGAGCCTGCGGCAGGCTTTGCCATCGTCGGCATGGCCGCGGTCTTTGGAGCCGCCGCGCGCGTACCCATGGCGACCATCCTGATGGTCTGTGAGATGACCGGCGGCTATCAATTGCTGGTTCCCGCGGGGCTCGCGGTGATTCTTGCATTCCTGCTGCAAAGCTGGCTCACACGCCATCTGCGCTACCACAGCCTCTATGAGGCTCAGGTGCAGAGCTATGCCCAGTCGCCAGCCCACTACGTCGAAGAAATGAACTATGCCATCGACCTGATTCGATCGCATCGTATTTCCAGCGCCAAGTCATTGCGTGAAATGGACATCATCTCCCTCATGCAATCGGGCATTCCCGTCACCCTGCACTCGGGCGAGCGCATGCTGCTGGGCGAGGTTCAAAAGAACAGCCCGGTGGCGAACCAGCCGCTATCCTCCATTGCGAACTGCATTCCCGACAAGTGCCTCAAGGTTCTGGCCATCTTCCGCGAAAACGAAGTCCTGCTTCCTCACAACGATTCCATCCTCAAGGAAGGGGATAGGCTTCTGCTGATCTGTGAGCCTGAGACAGAGGCCCTGTTGAAAGAAAAACTGCTGCTGCCTCGGGGTGTTCCGGGACCGAGCCCTGCTGCCGTCCCCATCTAGACTTCAGGATTTCATGGCCCGCATCGACGGCTTTGACGCCTGAAAGCGTGCCGGGTCAATCGCAATGAAAAGAGCTTTGCCCGTCGCCAGCAGCTCACCGGCGGCATTGCGCAGCTCAGCGGCACAATGGTGCTTGCGCCCTTCCACAGACAAGTGCCTCGCCGTCAGTTGAAGTGTTGTCCTCAAGGGAACAGGCCGTAGGTAATCCACTTCCATATGCCTTGTCATGGCCACAATGTTCTGGGCGCGATTCGTCTTGCTCATAGCCTCATCGAGCAGCGTCGCCACAATGCCTCCATGAGCGTGCCCGGGAGGCCCCTCAAATCGCCCCGCCAGCCGGACCGTAGACAAAATTTGCCCCGTGTCATCGACATAAAAGCGCAGCCGAAGCCCCGTCCGGTTGTGCTGCCCGCAGCCGAAACAGCCGTGTAGCGCGGTATGCGTTAAAGGCTCGCCTTTATCAAGTTTTGAAGATGGCACGGTCCTTTGCCCTTCTTTTGTCCTGATCAACAAACGTGCAGGAAATCCAAGAGTAACTTTTCCGATCGAAAGGGAATTGCGGAGAATGCCTGGCGGCATGGCATACTACACATAATTTTCATACAGATAAGGGTAACCCACTCGTTCATGTCCATGCGGCAGCTACTCTTCGGGTACGCTCTGGCGCTGGCCGTCTTTCTGGCCGGTACCTACGTCGTTGAGCGAGGGGGGTATACCGTGCGCGGTCTGCGCCGGTTGCGCGCTGGACTGGGGTTGGGAATCTTTGCCCTATGCCTGCTCGGTGCGCGGGACTGGATTCCATTATTCCTTCTCTCGCTGGTGGCTCAACCGGCGCTCGTGCTGGCCTTCTCCTTCATGCATAGGGCGCTGGCTGAGGTCATACATCGGCCGCCAAGGCTAAAGTGGTATTTCCTCACCGTTTTCCCGGTTTATCTCGCAGGGCAGTGGTACTTCACCTTCGTTCATCCCAGCCTTCAGGGGCGCGATCTGGTGGCAACAAGCGGCGTCGCCCTGGTGTTTGTGGTGACCCTGCTGATTCTGCAAGGCGTGACCTCACCAGCCCTGCAAAGCCACAAACGAATCATGGATGGTCTGCTGATCGTCATGATTCTGCTCAGAGTTCTCAGAATCATCCGGGCCGTTTACGCCCCTCCTGTGAATCGCGCCCAGACCCTGACCCCGGTAGACTCACTGCTCATCTATCTCAGCCTGATCACGGGACTTGCCTTCATTGCCGCCATCATGTGGCTCAGCCTTTCTGCTCAGCGCGACGAGTTGCGGCTCATGGCCGAGACGGACGGATTGACCGGGCTGCTCAACCGCCGTGCCTTCGAAGAAATACTGCGGCACGAGCTACGTTCCCTTGACGGTAGTAAAGCCGACACCGCGCTCTTGCTGCTCGATATCGATCAGTTCAAGACGATTAATGACGATCTCGGGCATCTTGCCGGCGACGAGGTGATTCGCCGCGTCAGTACAGCTATAAAGACGGCGGCTCGGCCATCCGACGTTCTTGCGCGCTTCGGCGGAGACGAATTTGTCGTGCTCTTGCGGCACCTCAATGGTTTGCAGGCCATGGCTGTGGCCGAACGCTTTCGCTTTGAGATAGCTGCCTTGCAGGGACTTCCCAACCATCTCACCATTACCGCCAGCGTTGGCCTTGCATTTCTACACGGAATGGATTCGCCTTATTCTCTGATTGGACGGGCGGATGAGGCCTTGTATCGCTCCAAGTCGAATGGCCGCAACAGAGTGTCTGTGGGAGACGATTTTGAACCAGGGGAAGCAGGCAGTTCCGCCACGACACTGGTATCCCTTTAGCGCGTCTGCTCTATACTCTTAGCAGCGATGGCGCAGCAGAACACCAATCCGTATTCCAGTGGCAAGACGTTCTATCTTGAGACGTTTGGCTGTCAGATGAACGTTCATGACTCCGAAAAAGTCATTGGAACGCTGCAACAGCAAGGCTACACGCAGGTAGAAGAGGAAGCCGCGGCAGACCTGATCCTCTACAACACATGCTCCATCCGCGACAAGGCCGAGCAGAAAGTCTTCAACCGGCTGAACGACTACAAAAAGCTGCATGCCCAGGGCAAGCGATTTGGTGTGTTGGGCTGCGTCGCTCAACAAGAGGGCGAGAAGATTTTTGAGCGGGCACCCTATGTCTCGCTCGTCTCAGGCTCAGCCTCTTATCGCAAGCTGCCCGAGATGCTGGTTCAGCTCGAA
The DNA window shown above is from Acidobacterium capsulatum ATCC 51196 and carries:
- a CDS encoding GGDEF domain-containing protein; this encodes MRGLRRLRAGLGLGIFALCLLGARDWIPLFLLSLVAQPALVLAFSFMHRALAEVIHRPPRLKWYFLTVFPVYLAGQWYFTFVHPSLQGRDLVATSGVALVFVVTLLILQGVTSPALQSHKRIMDGLLIVMILLRVLRIIRAVYAPPVNRAQTLTPVDSLLIYLSLITGLAFIAAIMWLSLSAQRDELRLMAETDGLTGLLNRRAFEEILRHELRSLDGSKADTALLLLDIDQFKTINDDLGHLAGDEVIRRVSTAIKTAARPSDVLARFGGDEFVVLLRHLNGLQAMAVAERFRFEIAALQGLPNHLTITASVGLAFLHGMDSPYSLIGRADEALYRSKSNGRNRVSVGDDFEPGEAGSSATTLVSL
- a CDS encoding PaaI family thioesterase; amino-acid sequence: MSTVRLAGRFEGPPGHAHGGIVATLLDEAMSKTNRAQNIVAMTRHMEVDYLRPVPLRTTLQLTARHLSVEGRKHHCAAELRNAAGELLATGKALFIAIDPARFQASKPSMRAMKS
- the pdxT gene encoding pyridoxal 5'-phosphate synthase glutaminase subunit PdxT; this translates as MTESAQTSAVSPRIGVLAIQGDYDAHAVALREAGAEPVLVRKPEQLAGLDGLILPGGESTTFLKFLERDGFLESLRAFVASKPTFGTCAGCILLAREVLRPSQESLGVLNVAVERNAYGRQIDSSIVTAETSLPGGPLEMVYIRAPRIASIGEGVTALADRGGSPVLVEQNHLLAATFHPELSADRRVHRYFVEKVRSFRSASR
- a CDS encoding chloride channel protein — encoded protein: MAAWIERVELRRVVDAVVLGIVGAAAALAFHWMLQFCSWLFLRHIAGYLPPDIAGSIAPHSVAVPHWNWWIPVATTVGGLISGALVFTFAPEAEGHGTDTVVNAFHRKAGVIRARVAPLKMVASAITIGSGGSAGREGPTALIAAGFGTLYAKLFKRSDQERRFLILVGMAAGLSAVFRSPIGTAIFAVEVLYSAMEFESHILIYTLLASVVAYAVNGIFFGLQPLFHVPAHLLQPDYRAYPWYVFLGLASGIVAAILPMVFYGMRDLFHAIPCPRIFKPAIGGLCVGLIALYWPQVLGGGYGWMQMSIGGFLPLDILIALLFLKMLSLSFTVSSGGSGGVFAPSLFIGAMLGGILAAAFHEPAAGFAIVGMAAVFGAAARVPMATILMVCEMTGGYQLLVPAGLAVILAFLLQSWLTRHLRYHSLYEAQVQSYAQSPAHYVEEMNYAIDLIRSHRISSAKSLREMDIISLMQSGIPVTLHSGERMLLGEVQKNSPVANQPLSSIANCIPDKCLKVLAIFRENEVLLPHNDSILKEGDRLLLICEPETEALLKEKLLLPRGVPGPSPAAVPI
- the pdxS gene encoding pyridoxal 5'-phosphate synthase lyase subunit PdxS — encoded protein: MADHTSNGNHTSNGFTSNASTGLRLKTGLAEMLKGGVIMDVTDAQQAEIAEKAGAVAVMALERVPAQIRAEGGVARMASPKKIKEIMASTSIPVMAKARIGHFTEAQVLQELGVDFIDESEVLTPADEVHHIDKHAFTTPFVCGARDLGEALRRIAEGAAMIRTKGEAGTGDVVHAVKHMRQIVKDIRSLTVLGEEELYAAAKEFRAPYELIRMVAKSGKLPVPNFSAGGIATPADAALVRQLGAEAVFVGSGIFMKDSFTFAEPEEATIRARAIVRATTHFDDAKILAECSEECTGAMKGLAVATMDQAQMLQTRGW